A region of Halosolutus amylolyticus DNA encodes the following proteins:
- a CDS encoding MFS transporter: protein MSLTTFIVVLNASLMNVAIPTMVDEFDTTVTVIQGAVALYSLVTAALVLPAGTLPSRHSIRRVLAVALIVYAGGTLVASISWNTTILYLGWSVIQGTAAAVIFPLTFTVLIISYEDDDRAKAFGLLAGVSGVGSTIGPIIGGALTTYASWRWGFALQLVGVGIILFFAQYVSPNPLTETRSSLDKGGTVLSIVGATSLVTGFLLSGKYGWLVERRPFVVGGMQFNPLGTSPAIWLLGLGLLAFAAFVQYERRLERAGKSPLVPLHVLTNRPFLAGVLTYNIRSIVSAGFFFIFPVYLQAVLGYTAFETGLALLPYSLASILFSTFTPSWRKYVSPKTLIQVGIVCMGVALVLLYEQTGPGQTIVRMALPVALYGAGVGLVLAQITNMTMSAVPTAYSAEASGVLNVSYSIGFALGTAVVGSYFLGRFYGSVVDGVLRAEHETVSAEQRNELVIALEDAAETATEATQQQFLNQLTPTQRQLLEGIFEAAMFDAQRAALLLLVLVVLLLLLASTFLPRQIPDADDETDPSESAQDSTRETSETAVDD, encoded by the coding sequence GTGAGTCTGACGACGTTCATCGTGGTCCTCAATGCATCCCTGATGAACGTGGCGATCCCCACGATGGTGGACGAGTTCGATACCACGGTTACCGTGATTCAAGGGGCGGTTGCACTCTACTCGCTGGTGACGGCTGCGCTGGTTCTCCCAGCCGGTACGCTGCCGTCTCGCCATAGTATTCGGCGTGTACTGGCAGTCGCACTGATCGTCTACGCCGGTGGGACGCTGGTGGCGTCGATTAGCTGGAATACGACGATCCTCTATCTCGGCTGGTCAGTCATCCAGGGTACCGCGGCCGCCGTGATTTTTCCCCTGACGTTCACTGTATTGATAATCAGCTACGAAGACGATGACCGGGCGAAGGCATTCGGACTGTTGGCTGGTGTGAGCGGGGTTGGATCGACTATTGGACCGATTATCGGTGGTGCACTCACCACGTACGCGAGTTGGCGGTGGGGGTTTGCGCTCCAACTCGTCGGTGTGGGGATTATTCTCTTTTTCGCTCAGTATGTGAGTCCGAACCCGCTGACAGAAACACGCAGTTCGCTGGATAAAGGCGGGACAGTGTTGTCCATCGTCGGTGCGACGTCGCTCGTCACTGGATTCCTTCTGAGCGGGAAGTATGGATGGTTAGTGGAACGGCGGCCGTTCGTCGTCGGCGGGATGCAGTTCAATCCGCTTGGGACGTCGCCGGCGATCTGGCTTCTCGGGCTCGGACTGCTCGCGTTCGCCGCGTTCGTTCAGTACGAACGCCGACTGGAACGGGCCGGGAAGTCGCCGCTCGTTCCGCTGCACGTCCTGACGAACCGCCCGTTTTTGGCCGGTGTTCTCACATACAACATTCGCTCGATCGTCTCGGCTGGCTTCTTTTTCATCTTCCCGGTCTATCTCCAGGCAGTACTCGGATACACCGCCTTCGAAACCGGGCTCGCGCTGTTACCGTATTCACTCGCGTCGATCCTCTTTTCGACGTTTACACCCAGCTGGCGGAAGTACGTCTCGCCGAAGACGCTTATCCAGGTCGGTATCGTTTGCATGGGCGTTGCACTGGTGCTGTTGTACGAGCAGACGGGCCCCGGTCAGACGATCGTCAGGATGGCTCTCCCGGTGGCGCTTTACGGGGCCGGCGTCGGACTCGTACTGGCACAGATCACCAATATGACGATGTCGGCCGTCCCGACCGCGTACTCCGCCGAGGCGTCCGGCGTTCTGAACGTAAGCTATTCGATCGGATTTGCCCTGGGGACAGCAGTCGTCGGCTCGTATTTTCTCGGGCGGTTCTACGGGAGCGTCGTCGATGGAGTACTCCGAGCGGAACACGAGACCGTTTCGGCCGAGCAACGAAATGAGCTGGTGATCGCACTCGAAGATGCAGCAGAAACGGCGACCGAAGCCACGCAGCAACAGTTCCTGAACCAACTCACTCCGACGCAACGGCAGTTGCTCGAGGGGATCTTCGAGGCTGCGATGTTCGACGCCCAACGGGCGGCGCTGCTCCTCCTGGTACTGGTCGTGTTGCTCCTGCTTCTCGCATCGACGTTCTTACCGCGGCAGATACCGGACGCCGACGACGAAACCGACCCCTCCGAATCAGCCCAGGATTCGACGCGTGAGACGTCTGAAACGGCCGTGGATGACTAA
- a CDS encoding DUF7553 family protein, which yields MVEEPMNNHFHDSLYYLRRAGEHAILGLRDVADDAETRVRSLTGREVEPERRVDRVRDDLETVAGQARATIAAARSSLDERGRSGETKYPVGAERKS from the coding sequence GTGGTAGAGGAACCCATGAACAACCACTTCCACGACAGTCTGTACTACCTCCGGCGCGCCGGCGAACACGCCATCCTCGGCCTCCGCGACGTGGCCGACGACGCCGAAACCCGCGTTCGATCGCTGACCGGACGAGAGGTCGAACCGGAGCGTCGGGTCGACCGCGTGCGTGACGACCTGGAAACAGTCGCGGGACAGGCCCGTGCGACGATCGCAGCGGCTCGATCGTCGCTGGACGAGCGGGGCCGATCGGGTGAGACGAAGTACCCGGTCGGCGCTGAAAGGAAGTCTTAA
- a CDS encoding MBL fold metallo-hydrolase, with translation MFDRRSIPTPFPVGDVNTYLAGRTIVDPGPDSDEAWDEVRSFLSVHDLEPGDIEQVLLTHSHPDHFGLAKRFRDRGATVAASPPAAAVVEDFGARLDAEAAFFRDLFPAHGMDADAAATITDLSSAYRSYAPDCVVDRRLTDGDTIEVGPATLSVQQVSGHAAGELILSVESASRGGVGAPIGDGGDRAPEAAAGTTAIVGDHVLEHITPNPLLRPPVDDGVDRPQPLLEFNASLLRLRDRGFDRLLPGHGGIIDEPAERIAEVLAAHEDRTENVASILDEGGEATAHEVMEGLFGELSLADQYTGMSEAIGHLDVLVDRGRARRVDGADRITYEPA, from the coding sequence ATGTTCGATCGTCGTTCGATCCCGACGCCGTTCCCCGTCGGTGACGTCAATACCTATCTCGCGGGCCGCACGATCGTCGATCCCGGTCCCGACAGCGACGAGGCCTGGGACGAGGTCCGATCGTTTCTCTCCGTGCACGATCTCGAACCGGGCGATATCGAGCAGGTACTCCTGACCCACTCCCACCCGGACCACTTCGGCCTCGCGAAGCGCTTTCGCGATCGGGGCGCGACCGTCGCCGCGAGTCCGCCCGCGGCCGCGGTCGTCGAAGACTTCGGTGCCAGACTCGACGCCGAAGCCGCCTTCTTCCGCGACCTGTTCCCGGCCCACGGGATGGACGCCGACGCTGCCGCGACGATCACCGATCTCTCGAGCGCCTACCGATCGTACGCGCCGGACTGTGTGGTCGATCGACGGCTCACCGACGGCGACACGATCGAGGTCGGACCGGCGACGCTGTCGGTCCAGCAGGTGTCGGGCCACGCCGCCGGCGAACTGATCCTGTCCGTCGAGTCCGCCTCCCGTGGCGGGGTCGGGGCGCCGATCGGAGACGGTGGCGACCGGGCTCCCGAGGCGGCCGCGGGCACGACGGCCATCGTCGGCGATCACGTCCTCGAACACATCACGCCGAATCCGCTCCTGCGGCCCCCGGTGGACGATGGCGTGGACCGACCGCAACCGCTTCTGGAGTTCAACGCCTCGCTGCTACGCCTGCGCGACCGGGGGTTCGATCGGCTCCTGCCGGGCCACGGCGGGATCATCGACGAGCCGGCCGAGCGCATCGCGGAGGTCCTCGCCGCGCACGAGGATCGGACCGAGAACGTCGCCTCGATCCTCGACGAGGGGGGCGAGGCGACCGCCCACGAGGTCATGGAGGGCCTGTTCGGCGAGCTCTCGCTGGCCGACCAGTACACCGGCATGAGCGAGGCGATCGGCCACCTGGACGTGCTCGTGGACCGCGGGCGGGCGCGGCGCGTCGACGGGGCCGACCGCATCACCTACGAGCCTGCGTGA
- a CDS encoding adenine deaminase C-terminal domain-containing protein, producing the protein MNECQPIALEREGTSADLVVRDGRVYCSNRREFLDRDVAVVGDRIAALLEDADSVVGPDTTIVSAADRVVLPGLIDAHTHADIHLTPERGALPLLATGTTSIVTETSGLGLLFGSRGVETTLERTADLPLSVFCTLPPQGLVDTFDPATADDAEHEALADLLEHDRVVGIGEIDWIHVVGRDAPVERLYDRAREADATIVGHGAGCRGAALRAFATVVDNDHEAISAEGIRRRAEHGLHVVGRCGTIRDDLAPFVEAFPDVDRGSVSLSTDGVWPPDLVDGFGMGEVVRRAIEAGIPAADAIDAATRNPADHFGLENRGVIAPGAVADIVLVDDLESMCVETVLADGSIVVDDGKPTIDPPNGPYPEFATDTVAVDLERDRFTAPRSAAPGGTVRAMAVEEGLVTTETVVEPAVVETTGETERFGPAPDADVCTATLLDRDPATEDRGFTGFLTGYGLETGAVAASGTWETAGLVTVAADTDDALAAAERVRTMQGGFAVVENGEVVADLAMPVAATAADAPPEDVAAGFEALERALDDLGVAVDRPLLTLQTLTFLGVPALKLTPSGYADVLDRSLVGLDPHASGSTAESY; encoded by the coding sequence ATGAACGAGTGCCAGCCGATCGCGCTCGAACGCGAGGGCACGAGCGCCGACCTGGTCGTCCGGGACGGTCGCGTCTACTGCTCGAATCGCCGCGAGTTCCTCGACCGTGACGTCGCCGTCGTCGGCGATCGGATCGCCGCCCTGCTCGAGGACGCGGACTCCGTCGTCGGTCCGGACACGACGATCGTCTCGGCGGCCGATCGGGTCGTGCTCCCGGGACTTATCGACGCACACACGCACGCCGACATCCACCTCACGCCCGAGCGGGGCGCCCTGCCGTTGCTCGCGACCGGGACAACGTCGATCGTCACCGAGACGTCCGGACTGGGACTGCTCTTCGGGAGTCGCGGCGTCGAGACGACGCTCGAACGGACCGCCGATCTCCCGCTCTCGGTCTTCTGTACCCTGCCGCCGCAGGGGCTGGTCGACACCTTCGACCCGGCGACCGCCGACGACGCGGAACACGAGGCGCTCGCGGACCTGCTCGAGCACGATCGAGTCGTCGGGATCGGCGAGATCGACTGGATCCACGTCGTCGGCCGTGACGCCCCCGTCGAACGCCTCTACGACCGCGCACGCGAGGCTGACGCGACGATCGTCGGCCACGGAGCGGGCTGTCGCGGGGCCGCGCTCCGGGCGTTCGCGACCGTCGTCGACAACGACCACGAGGCGATCTCGGCCGAGGGGATCCGCCGCCGTGCGGAACACGGTCTCCACGTGGTCGGCCGCTGTGGGACGATCCGCGACGACCTCGCCCCCTTCGTCGAGGCGTTCCCGGACGTCGATCGGGGGAGCGTCTCGCTCTCGACGGACGGCGTCTGGCCGCCGGATCTCGTCGACGGCTTCGGCATGGGCGAAGTGGTCCGGCGCGCGATCGAGGCCGGCATCCCCGCCGCGGACGCGATCGACGCCGCCACCCGGAATCCCGCCGATCACTTCGGACTCGAGAACCGCGGCGTGATCGCGCCGGGCGCGGTCGCCGATATCGTCCTCGTCGACGACCTCGAGTCGATGTGCGTCGAGACGGTGCTCGCGGACGGGTCGATCGTCGTCGACGACGGGAAACCGACGATCGATCCCCCGAACGGCCCCTATCCGGAGTTCGCCACCGACACCGTCGCCGTCGACCTCGAACGCGATCGGTTCACCGCCCCGCGATCGGCGGCCCCCGGGGGAACCGTTCGCGCGATGGCGGTCGAGGAGGGGCTCGTAACGACGGAGACAGTGGTCGAACCGGCCGTCGTGGAGACTACGGGTGAGACAGAGCGATTCGGGCCGGCCCCCGACGCCGACGTCTGCACGGCCACGCTGCTCGATCGGGATCCGGCGACCGAGGATCGCGGGTTCACCGGCTTTCTCACCGGGTACGGCCTCGAGACGGGTGCCGTCGCCGCCAGCGGGACGTGGGAGACCGCGGGGCTCGTAACCGTCGCCGCTGACACCGACGACGCCCTCGCGGCCGCCGAGCGCGTGCGTACGATGCAGGGTGGGTTCGCCGTCGTCGAGAACGGCGAGGTCGTCGCCGACCTCGCGATGCCGGTCGCCGCGACTGCGGCAGACGCACCGCCCGAAGACGTCGCGGCGGGCTTCGAGGCGCTCGAACGCGCCCTCGACGATCTCGGCGTCGCGGTCGATCGACCCCTGTTGACCCTCCAGACGCTCACGTTCCTCGGCGTCCCCGCGCTCAAACTTACGCCCTCGGGGTACGCCGACGTGCTGGACCGATCGCTGGTCGGACTGGATCCACACGCTAGCGGATCGACTGCAGAATCGTACTGA
- a CDS encoding cob(I)yrinic acid a,c-diamide adenosyltransferase → MSIYTGRGDEGKTDLRNMTRVSKASARIEAYGTVDELNALIGTIRPTGHDDVDDRLRTVQNHLHVVLADFANPDPDEDDPVVRAEHVETIEDWIDEYDEELEPLTSFILPTGSEHGAQLHHARTVCRRAERRAVALANEEQINEQAVQYLNRLSDGLFTFARVVNKRDGEPEESPQY, encoded by the coding sequence ATGTCGATCTACACTGGTCGCGGCGACGAAGGGAAGACCGATCTCCGGAACATGACCCGGGTCTCGAAGGCGAGCGCGCGGATCGAAGCCTACGGGACCGTCGACGAACTCAACGCCCTGATCGGGACGATCCGTCCGACGGGCCACGACGACGTCGACGATCGACTCCGAACGGTCCAGAATCACCTCCACGTCGTCCTGGCCGACTTCGCGAACCCGGATCCCGACGAGGACGACCCCGTCGTCCGGGCCGAACACGTCGAGACGATCGAAGACTGGATCGACGAGTACGACGAGGAACTGGAGCCGCTGACCTCGTTCATCCTGCCGACCGGAAGCGAACACGGCGCCCAGCTCCACCACGCGCGGACGGTCTGTCGACGCGCCGAACGCCGAGCGGTCGCACTCGCGAACGAGGAACAGATCAACGAACAGGCCGTGCAGTACCTGAACCGCCTCTCCGACGGGCTGTTCACCTTCGCCCGCGTCGTGAACAAGCGCGACGGCGAACCCGAGGAGTCGCCGCAGTACTGA
- a CDS encoding NAD(+)/NADH kinase produces MQGRRLATTDELIAIVSPDSDAALDRLETWTDDRGIDCSVVDVGDDIDDAYDENRATLGVTLGGDGTFLEGIKSFAPRNIPQLGVNTGTLAFLARVEPEDVGAALDEVIHGRAAVDSRQQVAVDGPGIDATGINDVMIQHVPPENPIDRKITRLDVHADDEYVGEFEGTGVAVSTPTGSTGVSLSADGPVHYPVNNHTLQLVPLHTHQIGVRPVVFSPETELRITTRGQASLQVDGGRAHTILDEDDEIVVTGADQLAHVVRTSYDDHFFTAISKKLGWDVRDADGPDASAGGTTVGADGAAATGDGGTDRTTTTLAGPATSSGTDDPEPDTVDRALTIAKEAAQAAGDPLRELHGQVESVDVKSDKSDIVTEADHQADRIITTVIGNEFPDHAIVSEESARQTGTDSAYTWVVDPLDGTGNFAHGNPNYSISIALVENGEPVLGVVYVPETDELFSAVAGREARKDGARIETTDRDRLDESMLISGYDPDGTFLSHFYQESRGVRRLGSAALNLCYLASGSADATWEYDTYPWDVAAGLVIARAAGAEITDETGQPFAFDLETNDRAALLGSNGSLHPALLDHLERDTGLATPSR; encoded by the coding sequence ATGCAAGGACGCAGGCTGGCCACGACGGACGAACTCATCGCGATCGTCAGTCCCGACAGCGACGCGGCGCTCGATCGGCTCGAGACCTGGACCGACGACCGCGGGATCGACTGCTCGGTCGTCGACGTCGGGGACGACATCGACGACGCGTACGACGAGAACCGGGCGACGCTGGGCGTTACCCTCGGCGGCGACGGCACCTTCCTCGAGGGGATCAAGTCGTTCGCCCCCCGGAACATTCCTCAGCTCGGAGTCAACACGGGGACGCTCGCCTTCCTGGCCCGGGTCGAACCCGAGGACGTCGGGGCGGCGCTCGACGAAGTCATCCACGGCCGGGCCGCTGTCGACAGCCGCCAGCAGGTCGCCGTCGACGGTCCGGGAATCGACGCGACCGGGATCAACGACGTCATGATCCAGCACGTCCCGCCGGAGAACCCGATCGATCGGAAGATCACGCGGCTGGACGTCCACGCCGACGACGAGTACGTCGGCGAGTTCGAGGGGACCGGCGTCGCCGTCTCGACGCCGACCGGCTCGACCGGCGTCTCGCTCTCCGCCGACGGTCCCGTCCACTACCCCGTCAACAACCACACCCTTCAGCTCGTCCCCCTGCACACGCACCAGATCGGCGTTCGACCGGTCGTCTTCTCGCCGGAAACCGAACTTCGGATCACTACCCGGGGACAGGCGAGCCTGCAGGTCGACGGCGGCCGGGCACACACGATCCTCGACGAAGACGACGAGATCGTCGTCACGGGCGCCGACCAGCTCGCACACGTCGTCCGGACCAGCTACGACGACCACTTCTTTACCGCCATCTCGAAGAAACTCGGCTGGGACGTCCGCGACGCGGACGGGCCGGACGCGTCGGCCGGGGGAACGACCGTGGGCGCCGATGGGGCGGCCGCGACGGGCGACGGTGGGACCGATCGCACCACCACGACGTTGGCCGGACCCGCCACGTCGTCCGGGACGGACGACCCCGAGCCGGACACCGTAGATCGCGCCCTGACGATCGCCAAAGAGGCCGCTCAGGCCGCCGGCGACCCGCTCCGGGAACTCCACGGCCAGGTCGAGTCGGTCGACGTCAAGAGCGACAAGTCCGACATCGTCACCGAAGCCGACCACCAGGCCGATCGGATCATCACGACGGTCATCGGCAACGAGTTCCCCGACCACGCGATCGTCTCCGAGGAGAGCGCCCGCCAGACCGGCACCGATTCGGCGTACACGTGGGTCGTCGATCCCCTCGACGGAACGGGGAACTTCGCCCACGGCAACCCGAACTACTCGATCTCGATCGCGCTCGTCGAGAACGGCGAACCGGTGCTGGGCGTCGTCTACGTCCCCGAGACCGACGAACTGTTCAGCGCCGTCGCGGGCCGCGAGGCCAGAAAAGACGGGGCTCGAATCGAGACGACCGATCGCGACCGCCTCGACGAGAGTATGCTCATCTCGGGATACGATCCCGACGGGACGTTCCTCTCGCACTTCTACCAGGAGTCACGCGGCGTCCGCCGACTCGGTTCGGCCGCGCTCAACCTGTGTTATCTCGCCAGCGGCAGCGCCGACGCCACCTGGGAGTACGACACCTACCCGTGGGACGTCGCCGCCGGTCTCGTGATCGCTCGCGCCGCCGGTGCGGAGATCACCGACGAGACCGGTCAGCCGTTCGCGTTCGACCTCGAGACGAACGATCGGGCGGCCCTGCTGGGATCGAACGGCTCGCTCCATCCCGCACTGCTCGACCACCTGGAACGCGATACCGGGTTGGCGACGCCGTCGCGGTGA
- the gcvPB gene encoding aminomethyl-transferring glycine dehydrogenase subunit GcvPB, whose translation MTDESADGNPSQERGEQARYDQARYVDDGQYEPLLAEKDRTEVEIDADDSPLPDDLTRDAIELPELSEPELARHYTRLSQMIYGIDSGPYPLGSCTMKYNPKFTEDVAALPDAAVHPDRSEGSIQGTLELMYRLQDYLARIGGMDAVTLQPPAGAAGEFVGIRVAAAYHEHNGEDHRDEVIIPESAHGTNFATAALGGYEVVSLPSDDEGRVDLEALEAALSENTAALMLTNPNTLGLFERDITEIAEMVHDVGGLLYYDGANLNALLGRARPGDMGFDVMHYNVHKTFATPHGGGGPGAGPVGVVDDLAPFLPAPRVRADGSSGSEQTYELFDPEHTIGQVHGYQGNWLVLVKTFAYIARLGDEGLTDASAKAVLNANYLASQIDYDVPYEPFHHEFVASAGEQDAADVAKRMLDYGVHPPTTKWPEIVPEALMTEPTEVESKATLDRLAAAFDAVAEEDDETLAAAPDRTTARRIDQTSAARNPRLSWQALADDE comes from the coding sequence ATGACCGACGAGAGCGCCGACGGGAACCCCTCCCAGGAGCGGGGCGAACAGGCTCGCTACGATCAGGCCCGGTACGTCGACGACGGGCAGTACGAACCCCTGCTCGCCGAGAAGGACCGGACCGAGGTCGAGATCGACGCGGACGACTCCCCGCTCCCGGACGACCTCACGCGGGACGCGATCGAACTCCCGGAACTCTCCGAACCAGAACTGGCCCGCCACTACACGCGCCTCTCTCAGATGATCTACGGGATCGACAGCGGCCCCTACCCGCTGGGCTCGTGTACGATGAAGTACAACCCGAAGTTCACCGAGGACGTGGCCGCCCTCCCGGACGCGGCCGTCCACCCCGATCGGTCCGAGGGGTCGATCCAGGGCACCCTCGAACTGATGTACCGCCTGCAGGACTACCTGGCCCGGATCGGCGGGATGGACGCCGTGACGCTCCAGCCGCCGGCGGGGGCGGCCGGCGAGTTCGTCGGCATCCGGGTCGCCGCGGCCTACCACGAGCACAACGGCGAGGACCACCGCGACGAGGTCATCATTCCGGAGAGCGCCCACGGGACGAACTTCGCGACCGCCGCGCTCGGCGGGTACGAGGTCGTCTCCCTGCCCAGCGACGACGAGGGACGGGTCGACCTCGAGGCACTCGAGGCGGCGCTCTCGGAGAACACGGCCGCGCTGATGCTCACGAACCCGAACACGCTCGGCCTGTTCGAGCGCGACATCACCGAGATCGCCGAGATGGTCCACGACGTCGGCGGTCTCCTCTACTACGACGGGGCGAACCTCAACGCCCTCCTCGGTCGCGCCCGGCCGGGCGACATGGGCTTCGACGTGATGCACTACAACGTCCACAAGACGTTCGCGACGCCCCACGGCGGCGGCGGCCCCGGTGCCGGCCCCGTCGGCGTCGTCGACGACCTCGCGCCGTTCTTGCCCGCGCCGCGCGTGCGAGCGGACGGCTCGAGCGGGAGCGAGCAGACCTACGAACTGTTCGACCCCGAGCACACGATCGGGCAGGTCCACGGCTACCAGGGCAACTGGCTCGTCCTCGTCAAGACGTTCGCCTACATCGCCCGCCTCGGCGACGAGGGGCTCACCGACGCCAGCGCGAAGGCGGTGCTCAACGCGAACTACCTCGCGAGCCAGATCGACTACGACGTTCCCTACGAGCCGTTCCACCACGAGTTCGTCGCCAGCGCGGGCGAGCAGGACGCGGCCGACGTCGCAAAGCGGATGCTCGACTACGGCGTCCACCCGCCGACGACCAAGTGGCCCGAGATCGTCCCCGAGGCGTTGATGACCGAACCGACCGAGGTCGAGAGCAAGGCGACGCTCGACCGGCTCGCCGCGGCGTTCGACGCCGTCGCCGAGGAGGACGACGAGACGCTCGCGGCCGCGCCCGATCGGACGACGGCCCGACGGATCGACCAGACCAGTGCGGCGCGAAACCCGCGGCTCTCGTGGCAGGCGCTCGCGGACGACGAGTGA
- the gcvPA gene encoding aminomethyl-transferring glycine dehydrogenase subunit GcvPA, which produces MYGTDTTGSPYAPHTDADRAAMLEVIGVDAVDDLFDIPEDVRFDEEFGIESRTERETRRLVRSILGRNDDLTELLGRGHYGYYVPSLVDHLADRSEFLTSYTQYQPEVSQGFLQALFEYQSLLVELTGLEIANCSMYDAATALGEAATLADRVRGTSGHRVLVPDLLLEGRRSTLANYVAGTDLAIEEYPTEDGTVDVDALSAAVDEEVVMVYAENPTVRGTIEGELDAIGDLVADEDALFVLGSDPIALSLLQRPVDVGADVVVGDASVLGLPTSYGMGLGLFACREDYLRQVPGRLVGASEDATDRRAYTLTLQTREQHIRRERATSNICTNQAWVALRTAMHAASLGPSGMVDLAKRGVTRAENLADRLDDLVGVVAPVHGRRHVREFVAHVDQPAAAIADDLETRGFAIHVVGDHEIQVCVAGVPDDRIDAFVTAFTEVVR; this is translated from the coding sequence ATGTACGGAACAGACACCACGGGGAGTCCGTACGCTCCCCACACGGACGCGGATCGGGCGGCGATGCTCGAAGTGATCGGGGTAGACGCGGTCGACGACCTCTTCGACATCCCCGAAGACGTCCGATTCGACGAGGAGTTCGGCATCGAGTCGCGAACGGAACGCGAGACGCGGCGGCTAGTCCGGTCGATCCTCGGGCGCAACGACGACCTGACGGAACTGCTCGGGCGGGGTCACTACGGCTATTACGTGCCCTCGCTCGTCGATCACCTTGCGGATCGATCGGAGTTTCTCACGTCGTACACCCAGTACCAGCCCGAAGTGTCGCAGGGATTCCTGCAGGCACTGTTCGAGTACCAGTCGCTGCTGGTCGAACTGACGGGCCTCGAAATCGCGAACTGCTCGATGTACGACGCCGCGACGGCGCTCGGCGAAGCCGCGACACTGGCCGATCGGGTTCGCGGCACGAGCGGCCACCGGGTGCTCGTCCCGGATCTCCTGCTTGAGGGGCGCCGGAGCACGCTCGCGAACTACGTGGCCGGCACCGACCTCGCGATCGAGGAGTACCCGACCGAGGACGGCACCGTCGACGTCGACGCGCTCTCGGCCGCAGTCGACGAGGAGGTCGTCATGGTCTACGCCGAGAACCCGACCGTGCGCGGGACGATCGAGGGAGAACTCGACGCGATCGGTGACCTCGTCGCGGACGAGGACGCGCTGTTCGTGCTGGGTTCGGACCCGATCGCGCTCTCCCTGCTCCAGCGGCCGGTCGACGTCGGCGCGGACGTCGTCGTCGGCGACGCGAGCGTACTCGGTCTGCCGACCAGCTACGGGATGGGGCTCGGCCTCTTCGCTTGTCGCGAGGACTACCTCCGGCAGGTGCCCGGCCGACTCGTCGGCGCGAGCGAGGACGCGACCGATCGCCGGGCGTACACGCTCACGCTCCAGACCCGCGAACAGCACATTCGCCGGGAGCGCGCGACGAGCAACATCTGTACGAACCAGGCGTGGGTCGCGCTCCGGACCGCGATGCACGCCGCGTCTCTGGGCCCGAGCGGGATGGTCGACCTCGCCAAACGGGGGGTCACGCGGGCCGAGAACCTCGCGGATAGACTCGACGACCTCGTCGGGGTCGTGGCACCGGTCCACGGTCGGCGACACGTCCGGGAGTTCGTCGCCCACGTCGACCAGCCCGCGGCGGCGATCGCCGACGACCTCGAGACGAGAGGGTTCGCGATCCACGTGGTCGGCGACCACGAGATCCAGGTCTGCGTCGCCGGCGTCCCCGACGATCGGATCGACGCCTTCGTCACCGCGTTCACGGAGGTGGTTCGATGA